The region TATCGTGGGCAAGGACTGGTGCAGTGTAGTCGAAATGAACTGGATCATTGCCCGGTTGCGCGAACTGCTTCGATGGTGATCCCTCATCGGCTACCGGGCGTGTGTCGAAAGCCGGCTCAGATTCACCGGACATTTTCATCCATCTGGCCGCGAAGTAATCCGGCGACACTGATGTCTTCGTCGAGGGCGTCCCAATGCAGACCCGCGCCTGAGGCGGAGATGCGGAATCCGTCGCGTTGTCCAGGCGTTGCCGCGGCCAGTCGCGGGAAACACCGTAGTGGAATTTTGAGCCTGCGGCCGTCGCCCAGGACGACGGTGAAGCTGATTTCGTCAAACAGCGGGTCTGTTGCGAACGGTGTCATCACGATACCTTCTGCAGTTTCGTCGGTAGTGTCGCAGTAAAGCTCTGCGGCAAGATTCGCCACTCCATATTGTTGACGGGCGCGCAATGGCAAAAACGAAGAAGACACTGCCTCCATGCATCGGCACGGTGCTCAAACGCCTGCACTACCCCGTGAATGTGATGTTGTTGTGCGTGCGGTGGCACGTGGCCTACTCACTGAGTCTGCGCAATCTCGAAGAATGAAATGAACGCGTCCCGCCCGTGAGCGTGGGAGCAAAAGAAGGTGGATCCTCACGGGCCAACGGCATCGATGTGCCCACGCGGAAAATATGAGTTTTCCTAGGCCTGTCAACCGTCTGCGTGGACTCGCAGGTGCCTTTCATCATCTGGCAGCGGAGCGCGGTCATCATGCCATTGCAACTCCCACGGTGTGGCACACGTCAACGTCGATTCGTAAGCTGTCTGGAGATTCCCCGTCGAGCAAAGCACGGCCACCATGCAGACCACTCAGGTGCCATCGGAAACGATATCTGAATGCATATTTCGCTTATATATTAGACTGCGGGCCGGCATCGTTCACTGATTCAGCGCATCGGCGACCATGAAGGATAGGTTCGCCGTCAGCTTGGCGGATGCCGCTTGCCTGGTGTTTTGTCATAAGCAAACGGCATGTATGCCAGCGCGCTTCCCTTGCGTCTCCCCAGACAGTCACCTGGAGGACGAGGAGAGCCCGGAATAACAATGGCCGCTGCCTGCTTCCTCGCTACGGCAGCATTTCCGGGGAGGCGGGACAGCGATATTGGGTGGGACTGTCGGTGCCAATCTCCTGGTTCCACACCCACAACCACGCACTCACATACGCTCCGTACGCCGAATCGGAAACCATGGGGTCTGCATCAAAGCACACCATGCCACGCGCATATGAACATTGTCTGCGCGCACTCGCGACGTAATGAAGGTTGCATTCCCGTAACCCCCAGAAGTCGATGCACATCTGCGCCGTCAGTCCGTCGTTCCGCATCTCTTGTAGTTGGTCGCTAAAATCCTTCTCGCGCTGATACGGGCGACTCTCCGGTTCCGCACTCCAATCTATTAAATCCGGGTCTTTGTCGACCCACATCCAAGCGCTGACATACGCGCCGCACTCTGACGCGTACACCAGCGGTGCCGGGTCGAAGCTTATGGCGCCCGTTCCGCGGTTGTACAGGCGCTCAGCAGCCGCGATAAACGGGCTACCCTCATACTGTTTTCCGAAAAAGTCCAGAAAATCACTGGGTTTGAACCCGTTGTTCGCCATATGGGAAAGCTGAGATTCAAAATCGGACAGGCTACGGAAACCCAGTGCATGACATTCGACAACACCGCCTTGCAGCATTGGTATCCGTTCAAGACGGGTCGATGGCTTTACGAAGGATAAGTTCATTGAATGTTGGAGATGGTTAGGAAAATTTCGTGAGTAAGCTTTGTTTGTATAGCGCCATTTTTTATTCCCTCGCGTCATCCCCGCTAAACCGAAAACCAACGGGTTAGATAGCGTGCGAAGTTTCGCAAGACTTTTACGATCCTCTGCTGTCGAGAGGCGATCGTCCGGCGCCTTTCTCGCACAGCAGGAACTGATGTCCCTTGTAAAGGGAGTCGGTGACCGGTGCGCAGGATATTTGATTAGCGGCCAGGACTTTTGCGCCTACGGTCTGCCAGAGGGAGCGATTGCCGTCGTTGATCCTCTGGTCAAGTGGAAAGGCGGCGATGTAATTGCAACAACCTCCAGCGGACATCTTGATTTCCGTCGCGTGCCGCGAAACGGCCGTTTGCGGGCCGACCAGACCGTCCTTGGCGTGGTCATCGCGACCATCAGCGTTTTGCGCCCCTCGTAAACAGTTTTCCTGACAGCGGTCTCGAGATACAGAATGCCAATACCTGATTACGCGTTCCGTGAGCCTCGCGGGATGCGCCGCTGTCTACGCGAACTCCAATGGAAACTTCGACTTTGAGGACGGACTGGTTGCCGCGAACTCTGTCGCGCAGAATTGCGGCGACGGTGGAATGCCAGGCCAACAATGTGCGCAGCGTACAGACGAGCACGTATTCTGACCTGCGCGAATTCAGGCGCAGCTTATCCGTTGCGGGCTTGAGTCCGGGGACGTCCGATGGCAGGTTCGGGCGGCAACACAACATCGTTGCCGTCCGTGCCTGACCGGGAAAACTGCGCCGGCTACTTCTTTGCGATTGCCGCGACCAGCGCGGTACCGATTCGGGTCACCAATCCAGTAACGAGTGCATTTCCCATGAGCATGGCACGCGTGATGTCTGACACGCCTTCACGGTCGGTGAAGCCGCGAGGGAAGTGATGCAGTTCCTCCAGTTCCTCGGGTACGAGTCGGCGAAGCAGGCCGGACGCCTCCCGGATTACGTGCTTGGTCCTGGTCGCGCTTGCGCCGCCCTCCGATGTGATAATCGTTCTGGCCGGCCGGTCGAGCCTGTCCGGGTAGGGCATCGCGCCTTCCGAATAGGTATATGAGAAGCCATTCTTGTCCCGCGGAATACTTTTCGCACCCTTCGCCAGACGCCATCGCTCTTCAGCCTCGCCGCGGACATAGAAACTGGTCGGCACAAGCGATGTTTTGCTGATGACGTCACCGAGCGTTCGGGCCGAGGAGGAACCGGTGAATCCGGCATAATCATCCGGGACATCGGTGGTGACGCGGCAGGACCAGACCTGCCCTTCAGCCATGAAACCTGCGTTCGCGAACCTCGATTTGCCGTTTGACAGGGGCGCATACCTCAATTGCTGCGCAAATGGTTCATTGCGGATTGTCATGCAGGGGTTGACGGCATCGAGCGGCGTTACCAGTGTGCATGGAAAGGCTGCCGTCAGTACGGCCTGCCTGTGCCACTCGGTGTCCGTTGCCAGTTCCTTCATCATGCGTCTGTAGACGCCGGTCGACTGGTGGTACGCGACGATGAAAATGCGGCGTCGGCTTTGCGGGAAGCCGTATTCAGCGGCATTGACAACCCGCCACTCCACCGCATAGCCCAGTCCGTAGAGCGTCGACAGGACCATGGAGAAATCGCGTCCGCGGCAGGATGCGGGCGACGAGAGCAGGCGGTCCACATTTTCGAGCACGACAAATTTCACAGGTTGTCCATCGTCAATACACTGCCGGAGCAGGGTCGCGATTGACCACCACAGCACGCCCTTTCTTCCGTCGAGTCCCTTCGAGTGGGAAAGCGGCTTTGCCACCGAATAGTCCTGGCAGGGAAAGCCGCCGACGACCACGTCCGGTGCTGCAACGCGGATAGTCCGTTGACCTTCTTCTGACGCCAGGACCGTGGCGATGTCTTCGTTCAGATGCACGCCATCGGGCCAATGACTCCGGTAAACGTTACTGGCGTGCTGGACTTTCCGCGCGGGCTCGTACTGGTTGCTCAGGGTGATAACAAATGGACTGGCGTGTACCGCCTCCAGCCCCAGTCTGAATCCGCCGACCCCGGCGAACAGTTCAACGACATTGAGTTGGGCATTTCTTGATTCTTCTAACGGCATCTTGATTCCTGATTTGATGTAGGAACCAAGTACAGCTAAAGACTTTTAGCCGAGACCTTGCCGGATCGGGCCAGGGCGTTTTTCCTGTGGATTTTTCTGGGTAAGCCGGAATGGGGCAGCTGGATTTTGGACAGACTGCCGGCGCCGGCGGCAAGGTCCGCCACGTCATGGTGTGCAGTCTTCAGGGGGCGCGCCCGGAAGGATTGTTGCTCACGAAATGCATGACGCCGAATCGGCGGAACTGGCAGCGTTGCTGATGCGACGTGCCAGTCTGGCTGAGGAGCTGGCAGGACGTCCTCTGGTGCTGCACTCAGATAACGGCAGCCCGATGAAGGGCGCGACGATGCTCGCCACCCTGGAAAACAAGGGGGTCGTGAAGTCTGGCTCAATCCCGAGCGAATGCAACCGATAGAACTAAAGCAGTCCGCATGAAGTGACGCGACAAGTACATTGACAACCGCCGAGCGGTAGTTCCAGTGATTTGTCGAGCAAGCGCTCAGCCACGCATACAAGGCGCGCTTCGGCAACGCTTTACAATGAACAAGTCGTGAGCGTCGGACGAGTCCGCCAGGAGCCGTGTCCGTTTTCAGTTTTTGATTTGTTAATAGGGGTCCGTCGTTGGGTTAATCAACCCGCGAATGTACGCCTTTAAATCAGCGCATCGTTCTCCAGGGTGAGCGGAATTTGAGCAAACTTCAGGGCGTGGAGTGGGAAGTACTGGCCTCGCGAATAATGCGAGGCCTTTTGGCGCGCCGGGGCTGGGACTATCGGCGCCTGGCTGAGGCGCTGACGGGGTCCGGGCACGACCTGTCACACAAGGCGGTCGACCACAAAATTCAGCGCGGCAGTTTCGAGTGCGCCTTCTTCCTTCACTCGATGCACATAATTGGGGCTAGCCATCCGCCGCAGTGGAGAAAGGCACTCAGGACCGCGGGAAACTGGAATATTCGGGCTTCCCATGTGCTGCGATACGAAATGGCGCGATGGCCCGGCGTGGACTGGCAAGAGCTCAGTCACCGGCTGGCCACTATTGGCGTTGCGGTCACTGATGACTTCCTGCAGCAGAAAGTGTCGGCCGGCTCATACCCTTTGACCCTGCTACTCCAGTACGCTTCGGTTTTTTGGGTCGAGGGTATCGAGATGCTTGTCGACCGGGACGACTTGCGAGCGGCATGTCGTCCCATCTCGCCTCCGCCAGCATACCTTCCGTTCGACGACGAAATTTCGTCTTGATTTCCTGAGAGGCCGCCGTATAGTTACCAACGGAGAGGCGCGGGTTGAATCACCCGCAACTGGGGGCTTGGGTATGTCCGTCAGAAGTCTGCCGCAGCTTGCCTTGCTGGCTTTCCACCGAGCCGTCGGTACATTGACAGTCAAGTGGATGAGCCAGGCAGGCGTGCTTTCCACGGCTGACGATTTACGAGATTCTGTCTCTCACCAGCGCAGAACCGTTCCGTCGAAGCGACGGCTTGCCAGGGGCTACATCATGTTCCACACCGGAATGATGATGTCGAGGCGCGCGGGAGCCGCGGGCCTCCTGAGCCTGTACGCTCGTTTCTGCGCCAGAGCGATGCAGTCCCGCGGCGTTCCGGCTATCAGCGTGCTCATCACTACGGCAGGCGCCGGGAGAAGTCGCGGCAACGCCACGACGACGGTTCCGGAAGGCGCAGCCGAAAGGCTCGCGCCCCGGTCTCGACGGCGGCCAATGCTCGAAGCGCACTGGAACCGCCGCAACAAGCTCATCCACGGACTGAACATGCTTCCCCCACTCAGGCTGTAGGAAAGCCAAAGGCCCAGAATCGTGGAGGGAACGCGCAGTCGAAGCCAGTTAGTAACAGGTCTGCTCTTGGTCTATTACATCGCGCCCAACACAGGCGTCACACGTACCGCTGTCGATTTGTTCCCGGAGGCTGACAATGCCTATCTGGTCCACGCTTCCAGTTGAGGTTGAGCCCGAGGTGCGCCTGGAGAGCTGGGCGGTCATCGAGACCGAACCCGAATTTCATCAGCAGCATTTAATTGGCATCAGGACCGATAGCAGGTCTGCACGAATCAGCTCAGCGCTGAGGAGCTTCGACCAACACGCCATGCTTCGTGTGACGTCAACGGGCCGCCGATACCAACTGACGGTTCGCCAGGTTGGACTGCGGATACGCAATACGTCCTGCTGAACTGGTGCCGGACTAACAACGTCGCGACGATTTCTGATGTCACGCTCGAGTACGTCCACAGTGCAGAGATGACGAGCCCGAACGGAGGTATCCAGCGATGACTCAACCTGACGAACGAACAAGGCACTCGGTGACGCACGCGAGCTGCTGCGCATTGTGTACGCATCCGAGAAACCCATCATGTGGGGTCTCGTCAGAACTCGCGCGATGATGATTCTGCGTCGTTACCCGCGAGACGAGGAGTTGTCGAATCGGCGGCGGCTTTGCCAAACGTTTGGGCCGCGCCGCTGCAAGTGAAGGATGCTTTTCCACCAGGCTGGCAGAGCGATAGGCAGGTCATCAACGACTTCAACTCTATCGTTTCCGGCTCGTAAGCGCAGCTGATTTTGGAGTTGTCACAAGGAGCCGCTCGTGATGAGGGTCGAGTTAAGGATGTCGGGGCCAGAAAATCTCGCGGTTGTGCTGCATTGGTTCGTGCACCGAGACGAAGCGGGTTGGATTCTCACCATCAGCGATGTGGGCGACCGCATACGCTCAGTGCCGGTGGAAGTCTACGTCGACCCAATAACCAATCCAGTAGCAGCGGCAGCCGAACTATGGCCGGTAATGCGCACGCTAGGCATCGGATTGGACTTTGCCTGTGCCGGTCCCCGGCACCTCCAGTCAGAGATTCGGGTCAAGGATGCCGCCCGGCTATTCTGGTCCCAAGCTACCACCTGGATATGGCAGGACTCGCGCGCCGTTGCATATCGCTCACATCCCACCATCCGCCGCAGAACGATGTCAATCCCACTTGCTCCGCCTGAAGAACTTGCTCAGGCCTGCTACGACTTTGACGCGGCTTTCGCGACACAATGATTGCAGGTGTCCATAGTTGGCCGCTCTCATCTGGGAGCGACGGCGTGATGTCAACGTCATAGTTTCCTCAAAGGATTTACGGCGAAGCGTTACCGGGAGAACATAACGATAACCGTCGGCGGAGCATATTGCGGCCGCGCCCGCAATAAGCGGGACTTCTTGGGATGCTCACCAAAGGAAAAGGGTCGCGATTACGCTGTGCAATCTGTCCTGACTTGTCCTGTCAGGCACTATCTGGTCAACATCGACCTGCACACATCCGCGTTTGCGCATCGGACCGTTTGAGCGCTGCAATCGACGCCTGGACGTAAAGAACAGCGAGGGGCGCTTTGGCATGGTTTCTCCCGGAGGTCGACAGAACAGAAGGTACTAGATCTAGCAAAGGAACGACGATGACACGGACTGCGAGTGGTGCCAACGGGTCTTCGCATCGCGATGCTCGCGTGCTAAAGAATCTCCACATCGCCGCCGTCGCTGCCTGCTTGTTTGACCCTGCAGCAGCTCTTGCGCTTCTTGACGTTCCAGATGCGGAACTCGGTCGACTTCTGAAAATTCGTCTGATGGAAATCGCTGGTCTGTCGACAGCGTTGAACATCGACGTCCATTCGATTCGTGGTCGCAACCGAAGCAAGTCAAGTCGGAAAACGCGCAGTTCCATTCGCGGGGCAGTTGAACGTCATGTTTTGGTGGCCGCCGGGAAGTTGCTGCGCACGTCCAATTTTCTTGCGGCTTCGGGAGCTACGGAGCAAAAGCTCAGCAAAGATGTCGCCGCCCGCCGCATCTTCACAGTCGACCTTGAAGGTGAGCCCTATTACCCTGCGTTTTTTTTAGTAAAGCAGCTCAGCAGCAAAGATTTGGCGAAGGTAGTGCGTCGACTGGATGACCAGAGCGGTTGGAGCAAGTGGGAGTTTTTTACGTCGCCCAACGCATTGCTCGACCATCGCACACCGCTGCAAGGGCTCATGCAGAAGGAAGTGAAGCCCGTATTGCGCGCCGCTGACGCCCTTGTTCAAAAGGGGTAGAGTTTTTCCCCGCTGAGATACGCGGTCATGCACCATCCTGGATGTCTTGCAGGCACGCTTCGCTTTCGCGATTGAAGACTGTTGGAGATTCGCAATCTGCAAAGCGCGAGAAGCGGACATCGTTACATTCACCGGTTCCGTGACGTCAGCGTGAGAATACCTTGAGACTCGTATCTGCGTTCGCTTTCGTCTCTCGGTAGACGAAGTTCTGGAATGGTCAGTAAACGGCGCTCGCCCTAGGGTTGGAGTGGCCCCGCGACAGGCTTAGCCAGGGTGCCACGGCATAGGTAC is a window of Paraburkholderia phytofirmans OLGA172 DNA encoding:
- a CDS encoding DUF2442 domain-containing protein — protein: MSSSFLPLRARQQYGVANLAAELYCDTTDETAEGIVMTPFATDPLFDEISFTVVLGDGRRLKIPLRCFPRLAAATPGQRDGFRISASGAGLHWDALDEDISVAGLLRGQMDENVR
- the dcm gene encoding DNA (cytosine-5-)-methyltransferase yields the protein MPLEESRNAQLNVVELFAGVGGFRLGLEAVHASPFVITLSNQYEPARKVQHASNVYRSHWPDGVHLNEDIATVLASEEGQRTIRVAAPDVVVGGFPCQDYSVAKPLSHSKGLDGRKGVLWWSIATLLRQCIDDGQPVKFVVLENVDRLLSSPASCRGRDFSMVLSTLYGLGYAVEWRVVNAAEYGFPQSRRRIFIVAYHQSTGVYRRMMKELATDTEWHRQAVLTAAFPCTLVTPLDAVNPCMTIRNEPFAQQLRYAPLSNGKSRFANAGFMAEGQVWSCRVTTDVPDDYAGFTGSSSARTLGDVISKTSLVPTSFYVRGEAEERWRLAKGAKSIPRDKNGFSYTYSEGAMPYPDRLDRPARTIITSEGGASATRTKHVIREASGLLRRLVPEELEELHHFPRGFTDREGVSDITRAMLMGNALVTGLVTRIGTALVAAIAKK
- a CDS encoding DUF6471 domain-containing protein, giving the protein MEWEVLASRIMRGLLARRGWDYRRLAEALTGSGHDLSHKAVDHKIQRGSFECAFFLHSMHIIGASHPPQWRKALRTAGNWNIRASHVLRYEMARWPGVDWQELSHRLATIGVAVTDDFLQQKVSAGSYPLTLLLQYASVFWVEGIEMLVDRDDLRAACRPISPPPAYLPFDDEISS